Below is a window of Pirellulales bacterium DNA.
AACCAGGCCCCGCGACCAACGCCGCTCGACGGCCGAATGAGCGGGCGCCTGCTGTTGCGGCGATCGATTTTGCCTGTGTCGAGGCATGCATCCTTCTCGGCAATCAGCGATGTGCGCAGATCGGCTTGCGGCCAATCCTCGCAGTATACTTGTCGAGCCTGGCAAGTGTCGATTCAAGCAAGTAGCGCGTAGCGTCGGTCAATTGCACAGCGACAATCCGCCACGCCGGGTGCCACGGGCTCTGTCGGTGCGTTTGTCGCCTGGCCCTGGCAGCAAAAACCAGTGTGAACATCTCCAGCAGTTCGCCATCGAGTGCTAGCTCAAGGTCGGGGTCTGGTCCATTTTTCGGCCAGCGTGCCTTGCCCCAACCACACAACCGTCGGCCGAAAACATGGACCTGACCCCTTCGCCTTGGACACGTCCCTCCGACAAACTGGGGCCCATCGAATCGATGGCTACTTCTCACTGGCAAAGCCAGTGCCATCCGGCGCGGTGATCCCAACCCACTGAACTGCCCCGTTTTGCAAGTCGTCTTATCACCGCCCGTACTTCCCAAAATCAAATTCCGCCAACGGCCCCGCGAAGAAGATGAGCTTCCCGCGGATTGTCGCTTGCTCGCCCGGTTTCAAATCCGGAAAGTGTGGGTCGGCGTGAAAGCACGGATGCCGCGGGTTGCCGACCATCGATAGGGTGTCATCGTACCAGGTCATGGCAACCAGCCGCTCGGCCGAATTTGAAACGGCCACCGCCACGGGAAGGTCGGCCACTGGTTTGCCCCTCGTTCGCCAGCCGACTCGGTACTTCTCTTTGCCACCTTCCCGCTTGGCCGCGTCCGCGAGGGGAATCCAGCCCGCGCCCGGCACGTGTACGTGCTTGTTGTCCTGCGTGCAATCGGCAAACTCCTTGATCGCGCGCAGGAAAGCGCATGTCTGCAGCGTGATGTTCGCCAGATCTTGTTTCGAACCGTTGACTAGGCGCAACTCGAGGTCGACGGTCGACTCATCGGCACGGGTCACGCTCCCGCCGAACGCAACGCCGTTGGGCAATGTTCGTTCGAACGTGATCCCGTCGGACTCTTCCCGCCACGCAATCCGCGGGAGATCATGAAACACGGTCGGAATCGGTGGATTGACGTGGCTGAGATACAACAGCCCTTGGCTCGTGAAAATGGCTTCGGGGAAATCGAGCCAGATGTAATCCTGACTGGGCCAGGGCGGGCTGACCCAGGCGATATGCTCCCAAGCGTAATGCGGCCGCCACGCGCCCGGCACGATTCGAATCCCGACGGCATGCGTCTCGTAGGTGTCCCCCGCCGACCGTTTCGCGCCACTCGGCGCCGGCTCGCTCCGTGCGATGCCACCTGCTGCCAGACCGACGGAACCAAGCGCACATCGCTGCAAAAACGATCGCCGCGACTGTTCAATCCGCTCGCTTCCCAGGTCGAACATCGCCAAGGCCCTGCTAGATTTCGTTCGGTGTTGAATAACTCGTTTAGGGTGCCGGGGCCGATCACTTGTTCAAAATGGTGGAACGATGTAGGAGGCGTCTCCGACGCCGATCTTGCGCTAACTTCGAGAACGGCTTGAAGTGCGACGCCTCATCGGCGTCGGAGACCCTTCCCACCCCACCAAAACGTCCGCGCTTCAACGAGTGATTAGCCCCCGAGGAATCCCGCATGTTTGACACCGGGGTGACCCAGTATTAGTATAGGCTCCGATCCAGATCTGAAACAGTTTCGGGCTGAACCCGAATGGGAAATCGTTTAGGACCGTGCAATGACATTCTTCAGGTGGGGGATAA
It encodes the following:
- a CDS encoding twin-arginine translocation signal domain-containing protein — encoded protein: MFDLGSERIEQSRRSFLQRCALGSVGLAAGGIARSEPAPSGAKRSAGDTYETHAVGIRIVPGAWRPHYAWEHIAWVSPPWPSQDYIWLDFPEAIFTSQGLLYLSHVNPPIPTVFHDLPRIAWREESDGITFERTLPNGVAFGGSVTRADESTVDLELRLVNGSKQDLANITLQTCAFLRAIKEFADCTQDNKHVHVPGAGWIPLADAAKREGGKEKYRVGWRTRGKPVADLPVAVAVSNSAERLVAMTWYDDTLSMVGNPRHPCFHADPHFPDLKPGEQATIRGKLIFFAGPLAEFDFGKYGR